A DNA window from Lujinxingia litoralis contains the following coding sequences:
- the glyA gene encoding serine hydroxymethyltransferase translates to MTETLNALKQADPEVFEILEAEDARQHDTIRLIASENYTSRAVMEATGSRLTNKYSEGYPGKRYYQGQAYTDRVENLAIERARELFGADHVNIQPYSGSPANLAVFYAMLEPGDKVLGMGLPFGGHLTHGWKVSFSGRFYDAHAYAVDETTETIDYDAVARQAREIRPKMLICGASAYPRTIDFERFAEIAREVDAILLADIAHISGLVAGGVHPSPVPVADIVTTTTHKTLRGPRSGMIMCTSEHASAIDRAIFPGLQGGPHMNQIAAAAVAFGEALTPDFKHYAQQVVDNARVLADALQSQGLRLVTGGTDNHLVLVDLTPRGLGGRAAAIALEKAGVVVNSNSIPFDKRKPFDPSGIRIGTAAITTRGMGEDAMRQIADFMARALDNIDNDDTLSGIRSDVEAFCRDFPIP, encoded by the coding sequence ATGACCGAGACCTTAAACGCGCTTAAGCAGGCCGATCCGGAAGTCTTCGAGATCCTCGAAGCGGAAGACGCTCGCCAGCACGACACCATCCGCCTGATTGCCAGCGAGAACTACACCTCCCGGGCGGTCATGGAGGCCACCGGAAGCCGCCTGACCAACAAGTACAGCGAAGGCTACCCCGGTAAGCGCTACTACCAGGGCCAGGCCTACACCGACCGCGTGGAAAACCTGGCCATTGAGCGCGCCCGCGAGCTCTTCGGTGCCGATCACGTCAACATCCAGCCCTACAGTGGCTCGCCGGCCAACCTGGCGGTGTTCTACGCTATGCTGGAGCCGGGCGACAAAGTTCTGGGCATGGGCCTCCCCTTCGGCGGACACCTTACCCACGGCTGGAAGGTCAGCTTCTCCGGGCGCTTCTACGATGCTCACGCCTACGCCGTCGATGAGACGACCGAGACCATCGACTACGATGCCGTCGCTCGCCAGGCCCGGGAGATTCGCCCCAAGATGCTGATCTGCGGCGCCTCGGCCTACCCGCGCACCATTGATTTTGAGCGTTTTGCCGAAATCGCCCGCGAGGTTGATGCGATCCTCCTTGCCGACATCGCCCACATCAGCGGCCTGGTCGCCGGTGGCGTCCACCCCTCCCCGGTGCCGGTGGCCGACATCGTCACCACCACCACGCACAAGACCCTGCGCGGCCCGCGCAGCGGTATGATCATGTGCACCTCGGAGCATGCCTCGGCCATCGATCGCGCGATCTTCCCTGGCCTTCAGGGGGGCCCGCACATGAACCAGATCGCCGCGGCCGCCGTCGCCTTCGGCGAGGCCCTGACACCCGACTTCAAACACTACGCGCAGCAGGTGGTCGACAATGCCCGCGTACTCGCCGACGCCCTGCAATCGCAGGGGCTTCGCCTGGTCACCGGCGGCACCGACAACCACCTGGTGTTGGTCGACCTCACCCCGCGTGGCCTGGGCGGACGAGCGGCGGCCATCGCGCTGGAAAAAGCCGGCGTGGTCGTCAACTCCAACTCCATCCCCTTCGACAAGCGCAAGCCTTTCGATCCCTCCGGCATCCGCATTGGAACTGCCGCGATCACCACCCGGGGCATGGGCGAAGACGCCATGCGCCAGATTGCCGACTTTATGGCTCGCGCGCTCGACAACATCGACAACGATGACACGCTCAGCGGCATCCGCAGCGATGTAGAAGCCTTCTGTCGCGATTTCCCGATCCCTTGA